A genomic segment from Nicotiana tabacum cultivar K326 chromosome 9, ASM71507v2, whole genome shotgun sequence encodes:
- the LOC107770250 gene encoding ethylene-responsive transcription factor ERF025 produces the protein MWSNHCPTNSTAISNRSEQGRHSVYRGIRRRNGKWVSEIREPRKTTRIWLGTYPTPEMAAAAYDVAALALKGPDTPLNFPDSMCSYTMPNSLTAADIRAAAANAAAVRAPQLESEEARHQTECQPEVGDEGAVGQEFFDEEEVFGMPRLLVDMAEAMLVSPPRMKTTSCEESPEYSDASYTLWSYP, from the coding sequence ATGTGGAGCAATCATTGTCCTACTAATAGTACTGCTATATCAAACAGGTCAGAACAGGGAAGGCATTCTGTTTATAGAGGAATTCGCAGGAGGAATGGCAAATGGGTATCAGAAATACGTGAACCGCGGAAAACTACGAGAATATGGCTAGGAACGTATCCAACACCAGAGATGGCAGCTGCAGCTTATGATGTTGCAGCTTTGGCATTAAAAGGTCCTGATACCCCGTTGAACTTCCCGGACTCAATGTGTTCATATACTATGCCGAATTCTCTAACAGCAGCAGACATACGCGCGGCAGCTGCAAATGCTGCTGCTGTTAGAGCGCCACAACTGGAAAGCGAAGAAGCGCGGCATCAAACAGAGTGCCAACCTGAAGTTGGAGATGAAGGAGCAGTGGGGCAAGAGTTTTTTGATGAAGAGGAAGTGTTTGGTATGCCAAGATTGTTGGTTGACATGGCAGAGGCAATGCTTGTGAGCCCACCTAGGATGAAGACGACATCTTGTGAAGAGTCGCCTGAATATTCTGATGCATCATATACTCTCTGGAGTTACCCTTAA